The region GAAGTTATGGGAGTCGGAAGGAGCAATGGTTCTCACTAAGTTTGGGTCGACTCCATGGACACTCAAGCTGTTATGTTTACCATTGTTAGTACAAAAACGGTTAGCTTCCAGGGTAGAGAAAGGGCTATCAATGTGTCCATTAACCCCGTTGGATGGCGATCCAATGGAAGCTTTAGCTGCTGAGAGAAACTTAGGCTTAGGCTCAAGATTTAAAGGCCTGTCATATTTACTAGCAGGATTAATTCGAGATTTGGATTCGGTTTGAGATGCTTCCACAAGCTTTCTTGAACGATTGCTGCCTCTATGCATGTGGCGCTCGCAATATTTCTCGTGTGGAACAACGCTCTTGCTGCATCTCCATTTCTTCCCATCAGTTCTTCTACACCTCCCCGGTTCAGGATCCATCATGTTCATATCACCAAATCCCCAAGCATTCAGGTCTCTAACTGAAATAATCAACAGATAACCACCACAGATGAACTAACATTTGAGGCAATTAAGGTATTGTCAACATGACCTCTTTGGTTAAAGAAACTATAGAACAGACACACAACTAAGATGAACATTTGAGGCAATTAAATTATTGTCAGCATGGCCTCTTTGGTTAAAAAACACTGTAGATTCTGAACAAAAGCCTCTAAACTTCTAAAGCCTAAACTGCACAATCAAGCATACTACAAACCCACCAGACTACATTTTCCACTACCCAAATGTAAACAAGCAAAAATTTATATCAAATTCAACCAGAAACATCTAAAACAAGGGAATTCTTTGGCAGATAATCACTAGTACTGCAAAATGCATACTCAAGTCTCTGCAAAAGGCAAAAATGTaacaaaaaatgaataaaatacaaGGAAAAATAGAACTTACAGCCTGAGAATTGTTGTCTAAAGAACACAGTGGTATCAAAGGAGGTGGAAACAGTCCTCCAGATGGGAAGAACAAGGTGAAAGGGAACAGGGAGACCACATTGAATGTACTTGAAAATCACAGCTTGGAGATACAATTCATTCCATTGAGCTTCTGTAAACCCACACACACACttgctttcctcttcttcttctctgtcTTTTTGCTCTATCTTCACATGGCCTGACCCTTCATAGCCCAGAACCAGCTTCAAACTAGGCGACCCATCCTTTTCAATACCTTCACAACACAAACAAACAATCCCATCAGTTTAcccacaaaataaaaaactcaACTTTATGAGTTTTTTATGTACccagagagagaaagggagagagaaaCACCAGAGTTTGAATGGGTCTTCTGCATTttcttgaatttgtttatttcttcAAGGAAAAAGATTGGCAGTGGCTACAGGTTGCAGAGCAAAAAAGAACAGAGAGAAAAAAGAGAGTTTTGAAGGAGAGAAAGAGGCAATGAATGAACAACACAACACAACTGAACTGCACGCCACCCCATCATGAATTCAGTCACACCCCATTACTCGCATGCATCTCTCTCGATTCTTGACAGCCTTTTAGTGTGAGAAACTCGCaggtttagagagagagagagagaattgtgTGAAGGTTAAAAGTGGAGTTGTCAGAGTTTCTGACGGTGATCAGTCTCAGCCTTAACGCAAAGGGTAGAGCAGAGGAGCAGATGTTCTCAGACAAATATAATCAGAAGAATTTCGTGACATTGTACTGCTCCTCCTCCTTACCTTTCCTTTGTACTACGTAAGTCCAACCGCCGACCATCCGGCGGCGCGTCACTCTAACCACCCgcccaatttaatttaatgcCCATCTCCCATTTTCCCACGCGCTGCTGCGTTGCCTTTTATCAGACGCTTCGTttgtttttttactttatttggAAATGGACACGTCCAATATGTCCAATACAATTCCAGTAAGGCCCAATAACTTTACAGAAGGCCCATTCTACTTCTTTAATTGTAGGCCCACTGTATTATCTAGTCTACCAAGTATATGGGCTTACTGCCAAcagcaaattttactatggaccacGGTTCACAATGCAGGGTAatccatgcatcaaaacaacgtggttttgattaatgaaaaaatgGCTCTGTTCCGCACCGTTAACTTTGTgtatataacatattcagtttcattttatatacactgcagtttcctttcaacagaattacagtttcttttcgatataactacagtttcatttgacattatacactcatatatatgaaactgttattcaatttactttcaacacaactacaatttattttataatatattgcaatttactttcaacacaactacaatttcattttgatataactacatttcattgataatataaaaacaaatgtgtgGCCGTATCATCTGAGATGaacttttatttcatttatggAGCTCCGTTAAAACTTAATGACAAATgttttttacttaaagaaacggtaCCGTatttagaccatggtccacgatataacaattgattgCAAACAATGGTACCGTACCATTTCCAACAAAATTATGTCCTAAATCTATATTAAACAACACCTAAGTGAAATTCAAACTATAACACATAATTATCTTATAATCATGTTTTTACATGTGATCATAAAGCGCTAAATATCTGATTCCATGCTTTAAACTCATACAATAGTTACATTACTAGTAAAGGGGTAAATACCATCCGATTTGTTACCAAACAACACTCAAGTCGTTTTGCCATTAAAAGTATAAGTTGACATGATGAATGATTCTAATCCTGATTACAAAATTGCCATAATTGTCTAACAATTGCACCTCATCTTAGGTTGTTCCTTTGTACAAGAAGACATAGCAAATCATTCGCTTAGTTGTAGATGCTTCTAATTATTATTGCATCATAACACCATTTATGCTTTCCATTATTGTGAGTCACGGGCCAATATATCATTACTACTTATTCTTATCATTATGCACTAATGTTAATTGCTCACTAGGagtgtaactttttttttttttttttttctttgggtgAAGAAAAGGAGTGTAACTTAGTCCTAAGAACCTTTTCACAAGCAAGAGACTCATATTCTAACCTAAGACTTTCAACTTAAACAAATATTGCtaatttacataaaatttagtGTCCAAGATCCATACAAGAAGcttaagtttaattattatattcttttgggATAATAAAGAAAGTActaattggtaaataaataaaacatcaaATAGCATAATGACGAAAAGGCCAAACAAAATAGGCTAGAAGGCAGATGCATTTTGGTCATTTCACGATAGAGGGGACGATTAAAGAGCATAATGCCGACAGTATCAGATATCCAGCTGTGACCCAAAAAGTAACTAGGGTTAATTAACCATGGTTAACCGCCACAACCACAATTAATACCTCCTTTCTCGTTTCTCCTCCTCATCTTCTTCACTCTGAGTTTCAGTGTAGTGAGTAGTGTACTGGTCTTGGCTAACGTGCACTGTACTGGTGTTTGGCTAATGTGCACCATGGGTTCACTTCGGCACTTTCTCCTCTTCACGGCCGCCGTCATTGCCGTTTCCTCCGCCGTTACCGCCGCCCACAACATCACCGCCATCCTCGAAGGTCACCCGGAGTACAGCCAGTTCAACGACTACCTCTCCCGAACTAAGCTCGCCGACGAGATCAACACCCGGACCACCGTCACCGTCCTGGTTTTAACTAACGGCGCTTTCTCCTCCGTTACTTCCAAGCACCCGCTTTCCGTTATCAAGAATGTTCTAGAGCTTCACGTTTTGCTCGACTACTGGGATGGAGATAAGCTCCATGATATCTCCAAGGGGACCACTCTCTCAACTACTTTGTACCAGACTACGGGAAATGCGCCGGGGAATTTGGGATTCGTTAACATTACGGATCAGAAAGGCGGGAAAGTCGGGTTCGGATCTGCTCTTCCCGGCTCGCCATTGGCGTCTCAGTACACCAAATCTGTTAAGCAAATCCCGTTTAATATTTCGGTGATTGAGATTAATACTCCGATTGTTGTCCCGGCGGTTTTGAATGCTCCGGCGCCGGCGGCGTCGGATTATAATCTCACCGGTGCTCTGGAGAAAGCGGGGTGTAAGACGTTTGCTAGCTTGTTGATTTCGTCTGGTGTGATTAAGACGTTTGAGAAGGCGGCGGATAAAGGATTGACGATTTTTGCGCCGAATGATGAGGCGTTTAAGGCGGATAGTTTGCCGGATCTGAGTAAGCTTAGCAATGCCGATACGGTGGCACTTTTGGAGTATCACGCCGTCGCGGAGTACACTCCTTTTGGGACGTTGAAGACCTCTAAAGATCCGATTTCGACTCTCGCGGCTAACGGCGCCGGGAAGTTTGATTTCAGCACCGAGACTTCCGGAGATTCTGTTACGCTCCACACCGGCGTCGATTCCTCTAGGGTTGCTTCCACGGTCATAGATTCCACTCCGCTCTGCATCTTCACCGTTGATAAGGTGCTTCTCCCTGCCGAGCTTTTCGGCAATGCTCCTTCTCCGGCTCCCGGACCCGCCCCGGAGATCTCCCCTGCCCCTGCACCTGAATCCGACGCGCCAAGCCCATCTGCGGAAGCCTCAGCCCCGTCGCCCCTCCTCTCTCCGCCGGCTCCCCCGACCTCTTCCCCCGGCGGCGCTCCCGCCGACAGCCCGACTGCCGATTCAGAGAACACCACCGCCAGCAAGAACTCCGGCGCCGTCAACGCTCCAGCATTACTACTACTCGCCCTACTCGCACTGTCAGTTTACCTGTCCTAAACAGTCATTTGTACCATTGTTTGCCTAAATtattccacttttttttttttttctgcttctatttgtgtttgaatttgcagaaaaggatttttatttatttttacattttatttaaacTTGTACGGTTTGGTTTGTGTGTGATACTCATCAGACATCAGGGAATGAGATTAGGACGAACACCATTGCTTTGATCTTTAATTACTCCATACTTTTCGCGTTTATTTATGGATATAATTACGTACACAGTTAAGGTTAATAGTAGATCTGGTAGAGTGTCGGTTCCAACATGATTTGGTCCGACCATACAATGCGTCATCATTACGTGTTTGGTTGCTTTTTGATCTAAATCCAATTCAAACTGGCAATTTTCtgcatttctttttgttttcttacaATCGTACCAGACAAGACTTGTAGTTGTAGAGCGAGCATATTATTTTGGAGTAATTGAGatgaaatcatttttttttcaatttgttatTAGAGTAATATTCATGCGATTCGAAAACGTAAGATCTTTGAATTTGTTGTTAGACACGATTTAATGTTGGAACATCTGGAAATTTCTGGTGACATGGACAGCATGAATGGTGGGATAAGAATGTGAGGATAGAGCATCAGTTGTCTGCACTAACTTGCAGACAAAAGCCGCCAACTCGAGTTATTGTGCTACAACCAGGACACCACTGGCACTACACCACCTCATATTATTCGATACCCCAAATGCCCTCTCCCcctagcattttttttttgtcggtGCATGTTTTAGTCATATGATATTTCtctttttgttcatttttaatgaatAACCAACTGAATCATTGGTGTTCAAATTACTCCAACAACGTTAGTAGTTAGATTCCTTTCCAAAGCCAATAATAAATATGCACATTGCCACTAGTTTTAAGTAAAACTTTTAacatctttcttcccaaactttaCCCTTATGACTAACTGAGCTGCCTATGCGGTTAGCTTTTACTGTAACATCTTAGACTAATGcgtcaatagttataccatctTGCAAGTTGGACCTATCATAATTTGCGTactaatgttcacaattcaacttatgaacatttaattatgaatattcaattataaattgtcaacattcaatatgtaaattgtgtattttgaacttGAGTTCACCTTACAAAGTAGACTCGAGTcccatataataatttgaggCCCTTCAAAGTGTCCCTTATACATGTCCATAGGTCCAACTCTAAATTCAAATAGCAAGGCCCAACTAATTAGCCCAATGTGGCCCAACTATGTCATACCAAATTCTATGCTTTTCAACGATTGCTCAAATCTCTCATTCCATCTTGCAACTCGAAGAAGACGATGGCGACGGAACCTCCTCCCTTCgccaccaacaccaccaccgcTTCCACTAACCAGCGCCAGGATACACAGCAAAAGATAGAAGCTAAACGACACCGTTCTATCTTCGAACTACCATCGGACTTCTTCGATTCGTGTCTTCCCATCCAGTCTCCCTTCGCATCGTCACTCCCAATTGCTGAGCGCTTCGAGAACCTCTCTGTCAATACGCAATGCGACGTCGTAGTGGACAAGAAGCTCGCAAGCGAAGAGCAGGCCGCTGAGAACAACGGCAGCACTAATAATGTTATGCGAAGATGGTCTTGCAATACTTGTAAAGCTGAATTCGAGTCTCTCCAAGACCAGCGCTCTCACTTCAAGTCTGATATTCATCGACTTAATGTAATTTCCTCTTTCTACAATCTCCGTTTATCTTTCCATGTTTGTTTTCAGATTAATCGATTTTCGAATGGAAGTTATCGATGGTAGAAATTTGATCCTTTTTCCctgtgtttttactttttaatccAAAGTGAAATGCTTATTGTTGAAGCTATCATCAATAGGACACAGTGGTTTACATTACTGAATTTTTTCACTGATCACcatgtttaaaaatatttgcTAAAGACGCATGCATTGTTGAATTTATGTGTGGCAAGTCCAAGCTGAAGCATTGCAATGAAGTAATAGTTGAGGAAATACTAGCAgcaactttaaattattttcattttggaGTTATGTAAAAGGGCTAATTCTATACATTCACCAAATTTTAGTTAGTTGGGCACTTGAGTTCAGTAtgctattatattttttctttgataATATGATTAGTCACTGCAGATTTAAATCCTGCTTTTGTGTTGCAAATTATTCTAGCCACTCTAGTCCAAtcatctttatttaattttttagtaatGAAGTTTGAAAATGTTTCTGTTTCATTGTGGAAGTGAGAATTGAATTTGTAGTTTGTCAATCAGTAATTTGCTAGTTACTATTGAAATCAGATAAAACTAAGTATTGCTGGAAAAGACACGCTGAGGGAGGAAGATTTTGATGACGGCACCTCAGACTCTTTATGCAAGGATTATGACATATCAAGTATATCAGcgtctgatgatgatgatgacagaGAATCAGTTCTGCCGAATGACTTGTATCTGGGATTAGAAGGAAGtgttagaaataaaatttttataaaattgcaGACTGGAGAGGTAGTTTCACTGTGGAGGTCTTTACTTCTGAACGAGTCAGAGCACATTGTATTTGAGAATGATAGACAATTTGCCGCATATGATAGTGATGTGGTTACGGTGTACTGGAGTGAAAGGGGAGTTGTTGAAAAGCTCAAATGTTTATTCCATGAACCCAGGAATAATACCCAGTTAAGGATTGTGTTGCTTGCAAGAGGTGGGCACTTTGCAGGCTGTGTCTTTGATGGTAAATCTGTTGTGGCACATAAAACATTTCACAGGTTAGATATTTTGATTCAATTAGCTTCTTATTAACAAGCAttgcatttaacatgttttaATTGCACTTCACTTTATATCCTTTCCAATATGCAATGGTTCTCTTAGTACTTTTTGACGTAATCAGATGACTATATATTCCATTTAATCTGTTTTCAAATGGAGAAGCTATTGCTTCAAcgtctttaatttgtttataaagAATTATTCTgtctttttgatttgtttataGGTATGTTATACGAGCCAAAGCTGGTAGAAAGCAATCGTCAAAGGATGCAAGTGGGAAGATGGCTCACTCAGCCGGAGCATCACTTCGTCGACATAATGAACTTGCTCTGAAAAAGGTAACATAGATTTACAATCAAGAAACAATTATTGATAGTATGCAGCCATGCAGCCTGCCAAACTTTATTTTTACCTATTTTTGGACCATTtatggattgtcacctataaatctaggaccaaaaatggaattaactctatttttatgCATTCTTAGTTTCAGATAATTGACATTATATTTGGTTCATTACCAGGAAATTCAGGAATTACTGGCTGAATGGAAGCCTTATTTTACTAATTCATCTAGTGTGTTCATATATGCCCCCTCCAACAATCGTCAACTGTTCTTTGATGGGAACAAACCATTTTTTGCTTGCCAGCATCGTGCCATTAAGAATGTTCCTTTGACAGTTCGGAGGCCTACATTTAAGGAAGCTCGACGCATATATAATTTGTTGACTCGAATTTCTTTTGAAGTTAACGAGGAAGCTGGGTTTAATGTAAAAAAGGGCTCACTGTTAAGTGAAAGCACTTCTAACAGTGGCTGTTCTGAGCTTATCAAAGAAGAATTGGGGCAAAATTCTGAGAGTAAGGAGATTATTGAACCATCTATTAGTGGCACAAAGCTTGACGATCCTAGTATATCAAGTCAAAGTGAAAGTGAAAATGACACTAACGGTATAACAACGCCTTTACACGACGCAGCCAAATCTGGGGATGCTCAGAAAGTTTTGGAACTTCTAGAACAGGGTATGGATCCATGCATCAAAGACGAGAGAGGTCGAACTCCATATATGCTTGCAACTGAGAAAGAAGTGCGTAACACTTTTAGACGATTTATGGCATCAAACGTTGATAAGTGGGACTGGAATGCTGCAAAGGTGCCTAGTCCATTGACCAAAGAAATGGAGGATTCTCAAGCAGCTAAACAGGTAGTTTAAGTGTAGCATTGCCATTTCTTGTGGCTGCCCTTGCTCCTTTAAAAAATGTCCAGGGCATAGCTCTATCAATCTTGATTTGGATCTGAAGGGATAcataatttagaaaaagataaatataaatatatctttAACCGGATCATTCATCCAAAGGATGCCAGCTTGTTCTGTGCATTTGACTAAAAAATATCAGCTCCTTTAGTATGCATTCTGACTATGCATAGGAATATAAACATGGTTAGCTGCATAAAATttcatgatttattatttttattgacatTGAGGCGAATTTGGGAGTTACGTGCCAAGTCAGATTCTGCTGTTAAGATTTAAGAAGCTTTGATGCTCACATCTGTGATATCTTGCCCAGGCGGAGAAAGATGCGAAGAGAAAAGCAAGGGCAAAAGAGCTGAAGAAATTACGTAAAGCAAGACAAAAGAAGGCTCAGGTCTGTAGTTGTCTTTTTAATTTCCAACTCTGAgcattttttcctctttttctttctAAAGATCTTTGTTGTGTGATAATTTACAGGCTGAGGCCAATGAAGCAAAAATTACTTCAACCAAGTCAGAGGGTCAACCCCTTGCTCCAGTTTCAGCTCCCAAGGGTTCATCTCAATCCCGCTTTTCAGAAAAATTGTCCAGAGAGGTTAGTTTACCATCTCACCCCAGTATTCCTCATCATCTCCATGTCAAATGTAAGCTTCTTATGAACTTTGAGAAAACCACCGATTAGATCTCATGTCATGATTTTGGTATAGAACATTGTATTACAAGAGATCTGTGCTGGACTTGCCACTCTCAGTCTGTTTCACGAGTCTCTCTCACTTTGCCCTTTGCATCGTAATTAGGAGGAACTGAAAAGGGCTCAAGACGCCGAAAGGGAAAAGAGAGCAGCTGCAGCCGAGAGAAGAATCGCTGCAGCAGCTGCTCTTAAACCGCAGAGCACCACATCAGCTTCTGTTGCAAGCAACTCGAGCGCATCTGGGACTGACATCCTATGTTCTTGCTGCAACGCATCACTAGCAGGCAAAGTTCCATTTCATCGGTATAACTACAAATACTGCAGCTCATCATGTATGCATGTGCACAGAGAGATCCTTGAAGATGGATGATTGACTTCCTCAGTTCCTCCCTGTTGTATTTCATCtcttttcaattcttttaaatcCCCATAATCTATCTCCATTGTAAAAACATTCTACAATGATTGCCATGAACCGAACCTTGCAGTCAGAGatttatacaataatatttatgaaattgagATCGATTTTTCATGAATGTCAAATAAGCTCTAAAAATACAAGtgtattgtatttttcattaaaatggTGGGGTTATCTCTTCGTTTATAAATTTGAAGTATGCATTGCAAAAATTAGAAAAACTTGACATAAGAATTGGGTCAATACATTTTTAAGTTACAGAAAGAAAGATTTGGCTTATGCAATTTAGCAATTTAGCTAaatttgtaatacattttagttTTGAGGTAATtatgcaatttagctattttatgcaataaaatatttactttCCCTTTTAGTTTTGGCTTGGCAGGTGGCACGCAGCGCAGACACGATAAATGTGAATTAGCGCAGACACGAAAAGCAAGCAGCCAAGCACAGTGTTTTAGGGCTTTTACGAATTCCCCGCCATTTCTGTGAATTAGCGACCGGCTGAATGTCCGACGAGTGAAATGGAAAGATGTTGAAGGAAGGCGATAACCCGACGACGCCGTCGGCGTTAACCTCGAAGCCCGACCATACTACGAACCCGAATTCAAATGCTTCTCCCAAAGACCAGCGGCCGTCCCCACTCCCCTCCGAGTCCATCTGCTCCCGTTCCCGTTCCCGTGGCAGTAAACTCAATGAGAACAATGACCATGGTTCCCAGCCGCAGGGAAACCCTCAGAACCCCGAGGAATTCATACTCCTCGTCGCCTCCAACTTCGCCTCGCAGCCTCTTCAGTACTCCGATCCTGACGTTTGGGGTGTCCTCACAGCCATTTCCGACAAGGCTCGCAAGCGTAACCAGGTCCGTGAttcctttgttttgttttgttttttttttttttgtttttatatatatatatatatatatatatatatttttttgctgTTTTGAAGCagtaaatttagtattttagcCGAATTGTTTTGAATTAATAATTGACTTTTTGAAGTCTTGTGCATCCTGTTACCTACATTAGCAAAGTCATTTGCCGCTGACAATTGGTCTTTCAGCATTTAGTGGAATACACCATGCTTTAATTTTCAATGTACACTTTGATACTTCATTATCTGACATTTGCACTTTCAACTCAGGGCATAAATATACTTTTGACAGCTGGAGAACACCGCATTGGCCGCTTGGTGGATGATGCTCGGTTCCAAATTTCATCCCCAGCTGTTAGTGCATCACATTGCAAGATCTATAGGAAAAGGATTGCTAATGAAGATACAGAGCACAACACTTTAGTATTTCTGAAAGATTCTAGGTAGAATTTACCTTCTGGATCTTTTACAGTCCATCTTGTTAAGTCAATTTTCTAACCTTTGGGTCTTCTGCAGCACGAATGGGACATATCTCAACTGGGAAAAGTTGAATAAAAATAGCCCTGAAGCTAGACTTAAGCATGGAGACATTATATCTATTGCCTTTGCTCCACAACATGGTAAAGGAATGTTAGTCTTTCTAGGATTTGTGCTTGCTTGTGCTGATTTTAAGAATGAAATATAATAGATTTGCCTATGTCTTATTTTCTTCTGGCCAAAATTGGGTCATTGTGTTAGGTCATTAGAAGAAGAGTATCTTCCAGTCATCAATCATTCTTTAAGAACTTGAAAGTTTCTTTCCAGATTCTGGGGGTTGAGTAAAGCTCAATGGGCTGAAATATGAACTGTGGTTCATGGTTCCTAACTGCAAACTTAGTTGCTAAAGTTCTGCATTCTTTCCTGCTGCTTTCAACTTTTACTAATCATGGAGATTTTATCTGAGCTTTTCTTTAAATGAATACTTGTATTAacttttcctctctctctctctctctctttctctctctctctctctctctttctctctctctctctctctctttctctctctctctctctctctctctctctctctatatatatatatatatatatatatatatatatatatatatatatattagttatttgggtttagggttttctCTTTTGGATCTTTTTCCTCTATCTATGGAGTTCCCATTTCTATTTGTttctttaaaattctttttatattGTGACAGAACATGCATTTGCCTTTGTATTTCGAGAAGTTTTAAGGCCTAGTTCATCAGCTGAAGAGGTAGCTGTAAAGAGAAAAGCAGGTATCTAGGATTTTCATTAATCTTTTCTGTTGATTTTGTTATGCTGGTATAGGCTGATGTATTGGAATATTTTCACTTAGTTAATGCATTAGATATACACTCCTAAATCCATATCTAGTCGAAGTGGATGATTTTTTCTTGATGGAGGGAATTTTTGCTATTGACTAATATGTCCTTATCTGCTGATGGCTGTCCTGTGAAGAGGAGTTTGGCGGTGACAGCAAGAGACTTAAGGGAATAGGGATTGGTACTCCTGAAGGTCCTATTTCTCTGGATGATTTCCGTAGCATGCAACGGTCAAACACGGTACAATTTTTTTGGGATGCTTAATATTGCTTCTGCAGGTTCACCAAGTTCATTTCTTTTATTCTTCATAACcatatgattttaatttatgtaCAATTTCTTATAGGAGCTGAGGAAGCAATTGGAAGATCAAGTTGCAAAAATTGACACATTGCGTAATGAATATCGTGCGACTGTTGAGAAACATGAGACTGTATGCTTTACTTGTTCATATTTGTTCTTTTCTCTTTTGAATGGATCCATCGCTGTGCATAACTTTTAAGTTTgcttgacttgtttatgtaatTAAATGAATTTGGTGGTTTCTTTttgcaatatattaatatgcattgttttttaattaccattaatttgtatttaatactaatattttaattctCTCAACTTCCTGTGcctaattttacttttattgtttTGTAGGAAATGAAAGATTTGAGAGATTCTGTTTCAAAATCCTACCTTGATCAGCTCAAAGAGTTGAATCAGTTGTTAGAGGCTAAGGAGAAAGAAATTGTGGAATCTAATAGAATATCTGCTGAGCTAAAACATGCCCTGGAAGACCTTAATGAAAGACTTAGTGCATCTGAGCAGTCATGTCTTGAGGCCAATGAAGTAATAAATAGGTACGCCATTTATTTAGTTTAGATTTCTCTGTGGAAATGTCAAATTGcacttattttttaattctttttcttttaaatttataaatatttttatcaaaagatTGCTTGTCTTAATGCTTTTGTTGTGGGGAGGATCTTAAAATAGGcctgtttttaaaaaattttagtcAGAAAGCGTCTCTTTTGGAACTAAAGGCCTTACTAGATGAGGAGCGTGAACAGAGAAAAGAAGAACGAGAAA is a window of Ipomoea triloba cultivar NCNSP0323 chromosome 11, ASM357664v1 DNA encoding:
- the LOC115995571 gene encoding ankyrin repeat and zinc finger domain-containing protein 1 isoform X2, which produces MATEPPPFATNTTTASTNQRQDTQQKIEAKRHRSIFELPSDFFDSCLPIQSPFASSLPIAERFENLSVNTQCDVVVDKKLASEEQAAENNGSTNNVMRRWSCNTCKAEFESLQDQRSHFKSDIHRLNIKLSIAGKDTLREEDFDDGTSDSLCKDYDISSISASDDDDDRESVLPNDLYLGLEGSVRNKIFIKLQTGEVVSLWRSLLLNESEHIVFENDRQFAAYDSDVVTVYWSERGVVEKLKCLFHEPRNNTQLRIVLLARGGHFAGCVFDGKSVVAHKTFHRYVIRAKAGRKQSSKDASGKMAHSAGASLRRHNELALKKEIQELLAEWKPYFTNSSSVFIYAPSNNRQLFFDGNKPFFACQHRAIKNVPLTVRRPTFKEARRIYNLLTRISFEVNEEAGFNVKKGSLLSESTSNSGCSELIKEELGQNSESKEIIEPSISGTKLDDPSISSQSESENDTNGITTPLHDAAKSGDAQKVLELLEQGMDPCIKDERGRTPYMLATEKEVRNTFRRFMASNVDKWDWNAAKVPSPLTKEMEDSQAAKQAEKDAKRKARAKELKKLRKARQKKAQAEANEAKITSTKSEGQPLAPVSAPKGSSQSRFSEKLSRENIVLQEICAGLATLSLFHESLSLCPLHRN
- the LOC115995571 gene encoding ankyrin repeat and zinc finger domain-containing protein 1 isoform X1 codes for the protein MATEPPPFATNTTTASTNQRQDTQQKIEAKRHRSIFELPSDFFDSCLPIQSPFASSLPIAERFENLSVNTQCDVVVDKKLASEEQAAENNGSTNNVMRRWSCNTCKAEFESLQDQRSHFKSDIHRLNIKLSIAGKDTLREEDFDDGTSDSLCKDYDISSISASDDDDDRESVLPNDLYLGLEGSVRNKIFIKLQTGEVVSLWRSLLLNESEHIVFENDRQFAAYDSDVVTVYWSERGVVEKLKCLFHEPRNNTQLRIVLLARGGHFAGCVFDGKSVVAHKTFHRYVIRAKAGRKQSSKDASGKMAHSAGASLRRHNELALKKEIQELLAEWKPYFTNSSSVFIYAPSNNRQLFFDGNKPFFACQHRAIKNVPLTVRRPTFKEARRIYNLLTRISFEVNEEAGFNVKKGSLLSESTSNSGCSELIKEELGQNSESKEIIEPSISGTKLDDPSISSQSESENDTNGITTPLHDAAKSGDAQKVLELLEQGMDPCIKDERGRTPYMLATEKEVRNTFRRFMASNVDKWDWNAAKVPSPLTKEMEDSQAAKQAEKDAKRKARAKELKKLRKARQKKAQAEANEAKITSTKSEGQPLAPVSAPKGSSQSRFSEKLSREEELKRAQDAEREKRAAAAERRIAAAAALKPQSTTSASVASNSSASGTDILCSCCNASLAGKVPFHRYNYKYCSSSCMHVHREILEDG